In Gemmatimonadales bacterium, the following are encoded in one genomic region:
- a CDS encoding cupredoxin family copper-binding protein has translation MRRWWLVLGLGGLLGCFSDRPGTGPSAPAAGVKVTVADFAYDPPAISVQTGDTVTWTNTDNVLHTVSANNDAFDSGSFGQGQTFQLTAGAPGTYTYFCEIHPFMKGTLTVTP, from the coding sequence GTGCGCCGCTGGTGGCTGGTCCTGGGTCTGGGCGGTCTGCTGGGCTGCTTCAGCGACCGCCCCGGCACCGGTCCCTCGGCGCCAGCCGCGGGTGTGAAGGTCACCGTGGCCGATTTCGCCTACGACCCGCCGGCAATCAGCGTCCAGACGGGAGACACCGTCACCTGGACCAACACGGATAACGTCTTGCACACGGTCAGCGCCAACAACGACGCGTTCGATTCCGGCTCGTTCGGCCAGGGCCAGACGTTTCAGCTCACGGCGGGTGCCCCCGGCACCTATACCTATTTCTGTGAGATCCACCCCTTCATGAAGGGGACGCTGACGGTCACGCCGTAG